In Candidatus Bathyarchaeia archaeon, the following are encoded in one genomic region:
- the infB gene encoding translation initiation factor IF-2 yields the protein MPIRQPIVCVLGHVDTGKTLLLDKIRKTSVQAREAGGMTQHIGASFFPVDTLKQLVGPLLSMVKGEVEIPGLLIIDTPGHEAFTNLRKRGGSAADIAILVIDVLRGFEAQTYECIEILKARKVPFLVAANKIDRVPGWKALEDTPFLRSYQAQDRYVREDLDNRIYEIIGVFSRLGFRADRFDRIKDFTKTVAVVPVSAKTGEGITELLMVLVGLTQQYLQKRLQTTEGAAKGTVLEVKEEPGLGLTLNTIVYDGVLRRDDVVVVGGREKPIVTRVRAILVPKPLDEIRDPRDRFSSVDVVSAAAGVKIVAPGLEGALAGAPLYVVAEGESVDKYVRLVGEEVERIRIATGVDGVVVKADTLGSLEAIADYLKRNGVPIRLADVGDVSKRDVTEAAVVKEHEPLYGAVLAFNVRVLPDAEEEAEINGVQIFKEQIIYHLVDNYLVWLKGQREAKFEVEFEGLVKPGKIRVLEGYVFRRAKPAIFGVEVLAGRIKPRVALIRAEDGEEIGEIQQIQEKGEALSEAKAGMQVAISMDKPMVGRHVFERDVLFVKVPEADAKVLLSKFMDRLGEDEREALNEFVALMRKKVPFWAA from the coding sequence ATGCCGATTCGTCAGCCGATTGTTTGTGTTCTTGGGCATGTGGATACTGGTAAGACTTTGCTTTTGGACAAGATTCGCAAGACGAGTGTGCAAGCGCGTGAAGCTGGTGGAATGACGCAGCATATCGGCGCTAGTTTTTTCCCGGTTGACACGCTGAAGCAATTGGTTGGTCCTTTATTGTCGATGGTTAAGGGCGAGGTTGAAATCCCGGGTTTGCTGATTATTGACACGCCGGGGCATGAAGCGTTTACTAATTTGCGTAAGCGAGGCGGAAGCGCGGCGGATATTGCGATTTTGGTAATTGATGTTTTACGTGGGTTTGAGGCGCAGACGTATGAGTGTATTGAAATTTTGAAGGCGCGGAAGGTTCCGTTTTTGGTTGCTGCGAATAAGATTGATCGTGTTCCGGGTTGGAAGGCGTTGGAGGATACGCCGTTTTTGCGTTCTTATCAAGCGCAGGATAGGTATGTGCGGGAGGATTTGGATAATAGGATTTATGAGATTATTGGCGTGTTTTCGCGTTTGGGTTTTAGGGCTGACAGGTTTGACCGGATTAAGGATTTTACGAAGACTGTGGCTGTTGTACCTGTTAGTGCTAAGACTGGTGAGGGCATTACGGAGTTGTTGATGGTGCTTGTTGGTTTGACGCAGCAGTATTTGCAGAAGCGTTTGCAGACGACTGAAGGAGCAGCGAAAGGGACGGTTTTGGAGGTTAAGGAGGAGCCTGGTTTGGGTTTGACGTTGAACACAATTGTTTATGATGGTGTTTTGCGGCGGGATGATGTTGTGGTTGTTGGTGGGCGTGAGAAGCCTATTGTGACGCGTGTTCGTGCAATTTTGGTTCCGAAGCCTCTAGATGAGATTCGTGATCCGCGTGATCGTTTTTCGAGTGTGGATGTGGTTTCGGCTGCGGCTGGTGTGAAGATTGTTGCGCCTGGTTTGGAGGGGGCTTTGGCTGGTGCGCCGTTGTATGTGGTTGCGGAGGGCGAGAGTGTTGATAAGTATGTGCGGTTGGTTGGTGAGGAGGTTGAGCGGATTCGTATTGCGACGGGTGTGGATGGGGTTGTTGTGAAGGCGGATACGTTGGGGAGTTTGGAGGCAATTGCGGATTATTTGAAGCGTAATGGTGTGCCTATTAGGTTGGCGGATGTTGGTGATGTTAGTAAAAGGGATGTTACTGAAGCGGCTGTTGTGAAGGAGCATGAGCCTTTGTATGGGGCTGTTTTAGCTTTTAATGTTCGTGTTTTGCCGGATGCAGAGGAAGAAGCGGAAATTAATGGTGTTCAGATTTTTAAAGAGCAGATTATTTATCATTTGGTGGATAATTATTTGGTTTGGCTTAAGGGGCAGCGGGAAGCGAAGTTTGAGGTGGAGTTTGAAGGTTTGGTTAAGCCTGGGAAGATTCGGGTTTTGGAGGGTTATGTGTTTAGGCGTGCTAAGCCTGCGATTTTTGGTGTCGAAGTATTAGCGGGAAGGATTAAGCCGAGAGTTGCGTTGATTCGTGCTGAAGATGGCGAAGAAATAGGCGAAATACAGCAGATTCAAGAGAAAGGCGAAGCTTTGTCGGAAGCTAAGGCAGGTATGCAGGTGGCGATTTCGATGGATAAGCCGATGGTTGGGCGACATGTGTTTGAGAGGGATGTGCTATTTGTTAAAGTGCCTGAAGCAGATGCGAAGGTGTTGTTGTCGAAGTTTATGGATAGGCTTGGTGAGGATGAGCGTGAAGCGTTGAATGAGTTTGTTGCGTTGATGCGGAAGAAAGTGCCTTTTTGGGCTGCATAG
- the truD gene encoding tRNA pseudouridine(13) synthase TruD yields the protein MFVPKVEKLIGIEVYATASSGIGGVIRQSVEDFVVKEVLVDGSKAEVNPTLGCQPLGVSSTKDRYLLCVMIKRNWDTFQAIRMIAEQMGISTRQIHIAGIKDAKALTAQYITIEDATAETVQQIKVKDIEIHPIGYFRSKLSPYYLLGNNFNITIRAIRHSKSTIKKRTAKIVKELEAIGGIPNFFGHQRFGTTRPITHLVGKALVKGNFKKATMLFLAKSSHYEHPESRQARKELHATQDFKQALKNFPKQLRYERLMLRHLIQKPDDFVGAFRRLPTKLRLLFPQAYQSYLFNKFLSKRIASGFALNKIEVGDYVVNIERSGLPMTTMYRTANSQALKEINEAVAAGKMRLALPLMGLKQRTSRGVQGEIEKQILEEEGITQKNFKIEAMPEITTKGELRAAITPLNNFSLNKLEKDFAHSSKHIAEVSFMLYRGSYATIFLREIMKPRNPIKARF from the coding sequence TTGTTTGTTCCTAAAGTTGAGAAGTTAATCGGCATTGAAGTTTATGCTACTGCTTCTTCTGGCATCGGCGGAGTTATTCGGCAGTCTGTCGAGGATTTCGTTGTTAAAGAAGTGTTGGTCGACGGTTCCAAAGCCGAAGTTAACCCCACTCTGGGGTGCCAACCATTAGGGGTATCATCAACAAAAGACCGTTATCTACTATGCGTTATGATTAAGCGAAATTGGGACACTTTCCAAGCCATTAGAATGATTGCCGAGCAAATGGGCATAAGCACTAGACAAATTCACATTGCAGGCATAAAAGACGCTAAGGCTCTCACAGCCCAGTACATCACAATTGAAGACGCAACAGCCGAAACAGTTCAGCAGATTAAAGTCAAAGACATAGAAATCCATCCCATAGGCTATTTTCGCAGTAAACTTTCACCATATTACCTCTTAGGAAACAATTTCAACATCACAATCAGAGCAATACGCCACTCCAAATCCACAATAAAAAAGAGAACAGCAAAAATTGTTAAAGAACTTGAAGCTATAGGTGGCATTCCCAACTTTTTTGGTCATCAACGCTTCGGCACAACACGTCCGATAACGCATCTTGTGGGTAAAGCTCTTGTTAAAGGCAACTTCAAGAAGGCAACCATGCTTTTCTTGGCTAAGTCCAGCCACTACGAGCATCCAGAATCAAGACAAGCGCGCAAAGAATTGCACGCCACACAGGATTTTAAGCAAGCGCTAAAGAATTTTCCGAAGCAACTGCGCTATGAACGGTTGATGCTGCGGCACTTAATTCAAAAACCAGACGATTTCGTAGGCGCCTTCCGACGATTACCAACAAAATTGCGTCTGCTCTTTCCGCAAGCCTATCAATCTTATCTCTTCAACAAGTTTCTAAGCAAGAGAATTGCAAGCGGTTTTGCATTGAATAAGATTGAAGTTGGAGATTACGTTGTGAACATTGAGCGTTCAGGATTGCCAATGACCACAATGTATAGAACAGCAAACTCACAAGCGCTTAAAGAAATTAACGAGGCAGTCGCGGCTGGAAAAATGCGTTTAGCTCTTCCCCTCATGGGCTTGAAACAACGAACTTCACGAGGTGTTCAAGGAGAAATCGAAAAGCAGATTCTTGAAGAAGAGGGCATAACTCAAAAAAACTTTAAAATCGAAGCGATGCCAGAAATTACCACAAAAGGAGAACTGCGAGCCGCCATAACTCCATTAAACAACTTTTCCTTAAACAAGCTAGAAAAAGACTTTGCACACTCGTCCAAACATATCGCAGAAGTAAGCTTCATGTTATACCGTGGCTCATACGCAACAATTTTTCTACGAGAAATAATGAAACCGCGAAACCCAATAAAAGCAAGATTCTAA
- a CDS encoding NAD(P)/FAD-dependent oxidoreductase: METVSDAIIVGGGPCGSFAALNLAKHGFNVRVFEEHEEIGVPCHCTGHLSIKGLRNLGLYPLPDGIIENVFYGANIHSPSGKTLSVRFSQPVTCIVNRALFDKHIAEKAENIDAQYCLNSQVKSLIVKDNFVKGASVRLNGEVDCKFAAKIMVDAEGISSRILRQTGLQPLNREMLVNAVQAEVENVKDVEPDMVDVFLGKHYAPGFYAWLAPKHDGKAKVGLAAQTGNPKEFLQKLICNHPIASRKLRAARILRSTFHPISLGGPIPKACSNGFLAVGDAASHVKPTTGGGVIMGMNCARIAAEVAHEALYADDFSSNFLSKYQKRCEKLLGFDMKAMLRIRKMLNALSDKKMDDAIGFCAKLGLDKTFRNVEDIDFQGQALIHALRSPRILSTLFYLFFLHLSANP, from the coding sequence ATGGAAACAGTTTCAGACGCCATTATTGTTGGAGGTGGACCATGCGGCTCATTTGCGGCTCTAAACTTGGCAAAGCATGGCTTTAACGTTAGAGTTTTTGAAGAACATGAAGAAATTGGCGTTCCATGCCATTGCACTGGGCACTTAAGCATCAAAGGCTTAAGGAATCTAGGACTTTATCCGCTTCCAGATGGGATTATTGAAAATGTTTTTTATGGAGCAAACATTCACTCGCCAAGCGGAAAAACCCTCTCGGTTCGTTTTTCTCAGCCTGTAACATGCATTGTTAACCGTGCTTTATTTGACAAACACATTGCAGAAAAGGCAGAAAATATAGACGCGCAATATTGCCTTAATTCGCAAGTTAAATCGTTAATCGTCAAGGACAATTTTGTAAAGGGTGCATCAGTAAGGCTGAACGGCGAAGTTGACTGTAAGTTTGCGGCTAAAATTATGGTTGACGCAGAGGGAATATCTTCGCGAATTTTGAGGCAAACGGGCTTGCAACCGTTAAACAGAGAAATGCTTGTTAATGCTGTGCAGGCGGAAGTTGAAAACGTTAAAGACGTAGAGCCAGACATGGTTGATGTTTTTCTTGGAAAACACTATGCGCCCGGTTTTTATGCATGGTTGGCTCCGAAGCATGACGGAAAAGCGAAAGTGGGATTAGCAGCGCAAACTGGAAATCCAAAGGAATTTTTGCAAAAACTGATATGCAATCATCCTATTGCGTCTAGGAAATTGCGTGCAGCAAGAATATTGCGAAGCACTTTTCACCCGATATCGCTTGGAGGACCCATTCCGAAGGCATGTTCAAACGGATTTTTAGCTGTCGGTGATGCTGCGTCTCATGTGAAGCCCACAACTGGCGGCGGAGTGATTATGGGAATGAACTGTGCAAGAATTGCCGCAGAAGTAGCACATGAGGCTTTATACGCGGATGATTTTTCATCCAATTTTCTAAGCAAATATCAGAAGCGATGTGAGAAACTTTTAGGTTTTGACATGAAAGCCATGCTTAGAATAAGAAAAATGCTCAATGCGCTGTCTGATAAGAAAATGGATGATGCCATTGGCTTCTGTGCAAAACTAGGTTTGGATAAAACTTTTCGAAATGTTGAAGACATAGATTTTCAAGGACAAGCGCTTATACATGCTTTGCGGAGTCCACGGATTCTCTCGACTCTTTTCTACCTATTCTTTTTACACTTATCTGCGAATCCTTAA
- a CDS encoding DNA topoisomerase IV subunit A, which produces MIEKRKEVLASLEGLGLKIYDQLDKGYFPSIEMPSRSTENIYYDPQVRQFILGDRKVRRSARNIRHLKPFTQLTWAATFSHELTSQRKTSTLRDVYYSAQAYEMTFTDQQESNNIITDLETVLGLSREDFNIFPEERSAVFGDLTIEYTVPGYEGRTLNLTSHPDGVLIGPALTSSEFVKTSADKVIAIEKGGLFTRFIEESVHKKFNALLVLTAGQAPRATRHFIRRLNRELNLPVYVFTDGDPWGMHIAMVIISGSANAAHLRELNTPDAKWSGVWATDIVNYKLPTDPLDDVDMKRLYELQKDPRYKDPLWQREIKTFMKIKRKAEQEAFSRYGLTYIVDEYLPAKLEETK; this is translated from the coding sequence ATGATAGAAAAAAGAAAGGAAGTCTTAGCAAGTTTAGAAGGTTTAGGGCTCAAAATTTACGACCAACTTGACAAAGGCTATTTTCCATCGATAGAAATGCCAAGTCGGTCAACAGAAAACATATACTACGACCCGCAAGTTAGACAATTCATCTTAGGCGACCGAAAGGTTCGAAGAAGCGCCCGTAACATCCGCCATCTTAAACCTTTCACTCAACTCACTTGGGCTGCAACGTTTTCTCACGAATTAACTTCGCAACGAAAGACATCAACGTTAAGGGATGTTTACTATTCCGCACAAGCTTATGAGATGACTTTCACAGACCAACAAGAATCAAACAATATAATAACGGATTTGGAAACGGTTCTGGGCTTATCAAGAGAAGACTTTAACATTTTCCCAGAAGAACGCTCAGCTGTTTTCGGCGACTTAACAATAGAATACACTGTGCCAGGCTATGAGGGAAGAACACTAAACCTAACATCACACCCAGACGGTGTCCTAATAGGACCAGCCTTAACCTCGTCTGAATTCGTCAAAACATCCGCCGACAAAGTCATAGCTATAGAGAAAGGCGGTTTGTTCACACGCTTCATAGAAGAAAGTGTGCACAAAAAATTCAACGCGTTGCTTGTTTTAACGGCTGGGCAAGCCCCGAGAGCAACAAGACATTTTATCAGAAGACTCAACAGAGAACTAAACCTTCCAGTTTACGTTTTCACGGATGGCGACCCATGGGGAATGCACATAGCCATGGTGATAATTTCGGGTTCGGCAAACGCTGCACATCTCAGAGAACTAAATACGCCGGACGCAAAATGGAGCGGTGTATGGGCAACAGACATAGTAAATTACAAACTGCCAACAGACCCATTAGATGATGTAGACATGAAAAGGCTCTACGAACTACAGAAAGACCCACGTTACAAAGACCCACTTTGGCAAAGAGAAATTAAGACATTCATGAAAATCAAACGAAAGGCAGAACAGGAAGCTTTCAGCAGATATGGCTTAACATACATTGTTGACGAGTACTTGCCGGCGAAACTTGAAGAAACAAAATAA
- the pth2 gene encoding peptidyl-tRNA hydrolase Pth2, with amino-acid sequence MSEFRYKQVVVFRSDLRLSKGKIAAQAGHAAVSAAEEARKHHKAWWENWLSEGQCKIAVKVKSEKELLELEKQAKELALPCALIVDRGLTEIPPGTVTCLGIGPAPVEKVDRLTGALPLF; translated from the coding sequence ATGAGCGAGTTTCGTTATAAGCAAGTGGTTGTTTTTCGTTCTGATTTACGTTTGAGTAAGGGTAAAATTGCTGCTCAGGCGGGTCACGCGGCAGTTTCTGCGGCTGAAGAAGCCCGCAAACACCACAAGGCGTGGTGGGAAAATTGGTTGAGTGAAGGACAGTGCAAGATAGCTGTTAAGGTGAAGAGTGAAAAGGAATTGTTGGAGTTAGAGAAGCAAGCGAAGGAGTTGGCGTTGCCTTGTGCATTGATTGTTGATAGAGGTTTGACTGAGATTCCGCCGGGAACTGTTACTTGTTTAGGTATTGGTCCGGCACCGGTTGAGAAGGTGGATAGGTTAACTGGTGCTCTTCCTCTTTTTTAG
- a CDS encoding Ig-like domain-containing protein: MRKLLAVSLNIILLFLIISPVLVTNVSGKRYYNQSQSIILLLQQLCDNVSMLPNEAFENSKHASMEKNTFCNKINAIINQIEAGAYDGAVNKLRNDLENVVTKWITSPWKECLFDLIEEIIKSIKGCCCPPHDLTPPVIHGVFYYPETPEYDDYVGVVAYVTDSKSGVANVTLNYSTDLGENLNLTMSKTDGFYTTEIPPQPYNANVTFLVYAWDKAGNIAVSSTYSYKVGDFHPPTITYIERVPAEPNYNETVLVSVNVTEPQFASGVKEVILAYSSGTGWMNTTMSVQGGLYVATIPEFPYGTFVQYRVYAFDNAGNWMAMDVYSYSVQDRFLPVARIDAPTCGSCLAGIVSIEVYVYDDNFVEANLTVNGTILTSWSEVEHHTYLLDTTTLPDGTYTLKLEAHDQAENTAKTECTIIVDNTAPTVEIVWPLNGSYVRGMVIVEVSAEDANFDEMELEIDEFVHVWNADGSQTYIWETPEYDDGIYTIVLSARDKAGNEAETSVSVTVDNTVPLISNLTWNPLEPMAGEQVNVSVKVFEEGSGIQNVTLWFKIGEGEWNSLAMTLQNGNWTGVILGQEENVTVTFFVECYDNAGNSAVTQEKAYTVKAEGGGAGTVSGFPLSWLLLIIAIIASVIGGTVYYYKYRKKRV, translated from the coding sequence ATGCGAAAACTCTTAGCTGTTAGCCTTAACATTATCTTGCTATTCTTAATAATCTCTCCAGTGTTAGTTACAAACGTTTCAGGAAAACGGTACTACAATCAAAGCCAATCCATTATTCTGTTACTGCAACAGCTCTGCGACAACGTTTCAATGTTGCCTAATGAAGCATTTGAAAATTCCAAACATGCAAGCATGGAAAAGAACACTTTCTGCAACAAAATTAACGCCATTATAAATCAGATTGAGGCTGGAGCTTATGATGGCGCAGTAAACAAGTTAAGAAACGACCTTGAAAATGTAGTTACCAAATGGATTACCAGCCCATGGAAGGAATGCTTGTTTGATTTAATCGAGGAAATCATAAAGTCCATTAAAGGATGCTGTTGTCCTCCGCATGATTTGACGCCACCAGTAATTCATGGAGTTTTTTATTACCCAGAAACGCCTGAATATGATGATTACGTGGGCGTTGTAGCGTATGTTACTGATTCAAAAAGCGGAGTTGCCAACGTAACCTTAAACTATTCAACAGATTTAGGCGAAAATCTTAATCTAACAATGAGTAAAACCGATGGCTTCTACACAACGGAGATTCCTCCTCAACCATATAATGCGAATGTTACTTTCCTCGTTTATGCATGGGATAAAGCTGGAAACATTGCGGTATCATCAACTTACTCATATAAAGTGGGAGATTTTCACCCACCAACTATAACATACATTGAACGAGTGCCAGCAGAACCAAACTACAATGAAACCGTTTTAGTTTCCGTGAATGTGACTGAGCCGCAATTTGCCAGCGGTGTCAAAGAAGTAATCTTAGCTTATAGCAGTGGAACAGGCTGGATGAACACTACAATGAGTGTTCAAGGTGGATTGTATGTTGCAACAATTCCAGAATTTCCTTATGGAACATTTGTTCAATATCGAGTCTACGCGTTTGATAATGCGGGAAACTGGATGGCTATGGATGTCTACTCTTACTCTGTACAAGACCGGTTCTTGCCAGTCGCAAGAATTGATGCTCCAACTTGTGGAAGTTGTTTAGCGGGAATCGTTAGTATTGAAGTTTATGTTTATGATGATAATTTTGTCGAAGCAAACTTAACAGTTAACGGAACAATTTTAACTTCGTGGAGTGAAGTTGAACATCATACATATTTATTGGACACAACAACATTGCCTGACGGCACTTACACATTAAAGCTTGAAGCACACGACCAAGCGGAAAACACTGCCAAAACAGAATGTACAATAATAGTGGATAACACAGCGCCAACAGTGGAAATTGTATGGCCATTGAATGGGAGCTATGTTAGAGGCATGGTTATTGTTGAGGTTAGCGCTGAAGACGCCAACTTTGATGAAATGGAGCTTGAAATTGATGAGTTTGTCCATGTTTGGAATGCGGATGGAAGCCAAACTTACATTTGGGAAACGCCAGAGTATGATGATGGCATCTACACAATTGTTTTGTCTGCACGTGACAAGGCTGGAAACGAAGCTGAAACTAGCGTCTCGGTTACTGTGGACAACACGGTGCCGTTGATTAGTAATCTTACTTGGAATCCACTGGAGCCCATGGCTGGTGAACAAGTTAATGTTTCTGTAAAAGTGTTCGAAGAAGGGAGCGGAATTCAAAATGTCACTTTGTGGTTCAAAATTGGCGAGGGTGAATGGAACAGTTTGGCTATGACTTTGCAGAATGGCAACTGGACAGGCGTGATTCTTGGGCAAGAGGAAAATGTTACTGTCACGTTCTTTGTGGAATGTTATGATAACGCTGGAAATTCTGCTGTGACACAAGAAAAAGCGTATACGGTTAAGGCTGAAGGCGGTGGTGCAGGCACGGTTTCCGGTTTTCCGTTGAGTTGGCTTCTGTTAATAATTGCGATAATTGCTTCAGTGATAGGCGGAACTGTTTACTACTACAAGTATCGGAAGAAACGTGTGTAG
- a CDS encoding creatininase family protein has translation MASESTVWFAELSMKEVKEAAATNKVIILPVGSVEEHGSHLPLCTDSLQPEYIAVEVAKKTHSLVAPPLKYGICTTTRIFPGTISVSFQSLYKITREIIEEFIRNGFKRFLILSGHADEEQMAALRLAAHRVMWKHREEAEKQKLRIIVCSDYDFAYELRGKYFDEKDGHGGTIETSRIMAIQPDLIKEKGQKNFQRLPKFEVIVDSREFLPEGVRGDPTVASAEKGKFINDYIIGELVKLIEELKK, from the coding sequence ATGGCTTCAGAAAGCACGGTTTGGTTTGCTGAGTTGTCAATGAAAGAAGTAAAAGAAGCTGCGGCAACAAATAAGGTGATAATTCTTCCGGTTGGAAGCGTCGAAGAACATGGCTCTCATTTGCCGCTTTGCACTGATAGCCTACAACCAGAATATATTGCAGTTGAAGTAGCCAAAAAAACCCACAGCCTAGTCGCACCGCCATTAAAATATGGTATCTGCACAACTACACGCATTTTTCCCGGAACAATCTCTGTAAGTTTCCAATCACTCTACAAAATCACTCGAGAAATAATCGAAGAATTCATACGCAACGGCTTCAAACGATTCTTAATCCTCAGCGGTCACGCAGACGAAGAGCAGATGGCTGCGCTAAGACTTGCTGCACACCGTGTAATGTGGAAACATAGAGAGGAAGCTGAAAAACAAAAACTGCGAATAATAGTGTGCTCCGACTACGATTTTGCGTATGAGCTCCGCGGAAAATATTTTGACGAAAAAGACGGACACGGTGGCACAATTGAAACCTCACGAATAATGGCAATACAACCCGACTTAATAAAAGAAAAAGGACAAAAGAATTTTCAGAGACTTCCAAAATTCGAAGTAATTGTTGACTCAAGAGAATTTTTACCAGAAGGAGTACGAGGCGACCCAACTGTGGCTTCGGCTGAAAAAGGAAAATTCATAAACGATTACATAATAGGCGAACTGGTCAAATTAATCGAAGAACTGAAAAAGTAA
- a CDS encoding DNA topoisomerase VI subunit B: MAQITFEEISASDFFYRNRDIAGFTNPSRAIFAAIRELVENSLDAAESLKIPPDIYVRLSYEGEASKETQIYKLRVEDNGIGVPPRHIPSAFGQVLFGSKYKLKQQRGTFGLGGKMAILYGQITTHQPATIISSTGGMTKIYSYKLMIDIQRNRPIILDRKVLINKEQWRGTIVEFCLEGDYLRAMPKILDYFKQTAMVNPYANLTFVDPKGRLYRFTRVTKEMPEPPKETLPHPYGVDVELLQRLIQVTPYKNMLEFLKNHFHRVGEITAQKFLEFSNISPSKNPKKLSHEEIVRLMHMLKKFKDFLPPDASCLSPLGEELLKAGIMKELKPEFVAVHQRKPSTYAGHPFIIEVGIAYGGEIPKRGAFIIYRFANRIPLLYDEASDVSVKVINAMNWRRYKVTPEMPIAILVHICSTKVPYKTVGKEFIADRPEVRREIANGLREVARQIQHFLTRIEHVDREKKRLGVFSKYLPKIAQFSAKLAGKEKLPDIEKLLKSVKRFGTEET, encoded by the coding sequence GTGGCTCAGATAACCTTCGAAGAAATAAGTGCTTCAGACTTTTTCTACCGCAACCGCGACATTGCTGGCTTCACAAATCCGTCAAGAGCCATTTTCGCAGCAATAAGAGAACTTGTTGAGAACTCTTTAGATGCTGCAGAAAGCCTAAAAATTCCACCAGACATCTACGTCCGACTCTCATATGAAGGAGAAGCCAGCAAAGAAACCCAAATTTACAAGCTAAGAGTGGAAGACAACGGAATAGGCGTCCCGCCGAGGCACATACCATCAGCCTTCGGACAAGTGCTTTTCGGCTCAAAATACAAACTAAAACAACAAAGAGGAACATTCGGTCTCGGCGGAAAAATGGCAATCCTATACGGACAAATCACCACACATCAGCCGGCCACGATAATCTCAAGCACCGGCGGAATGACAAAAATCTACAGTTATAAACTCATGATCGACATCCAACGAAACCGCCCAATAATACTTGACAGAAAAGTGCTCATAAACAAGGAACAATGGAGAGGAACAATAGTCGAATTCTGCTTGGAAGGCGACTATTTGAGGGCTATGCCCAAAATTTTGGATTACTTCAAACAAACAGCAATGGTTAACCCATATGCAAACTTAACTTTCGTTGACCCAAAAGGAAGGTTGTACAGATTCACAAGAGTAACCAAAGAAATGCCCGAACCACCCAAAGAAACATTACCACACCCCTACGGCGTAGACGTGGAGCTCCTTCAACGGCTAATCCAAGTCACACCGTACAAGAACATGCTGGAATTTCTAAAAAACCATTTCCACAGAGTCGGAGAAATCACAGCACAAAAATTTCTAGAATTCAGCAACATAAGTCCATCAAAAAATCCAAAGAAACTATCACATGAAGAAATCGTAAGATTAATGCACATGCTTAAAAAATTCAAAGACTTCTTACCACCCGACGCTAGTTGCCTGTCCCCTTTAGGCGAAGAGCTATTAAAAGCAGGAATAATGAAAGAACTAAAACCAGAGTTTGTAGCTGTCCACCAGCGTAAACCATCCACATACGCAGGTCACCCATTCATAATTGAAGTCGGCATCGCCTATGGAGGAGAAATTCCAAAGAGAGGAGCCTTCATAATCTACCGATTTGCAAACAGAATCCCACTGCTTTACGACGAAGCAAGCGACGTCTCAGTCAAAGTCATAAACGCAATGAACTGGAGAAGATACAAAGTCACACCAGAAATGCCAATCGCAATCTTAGTACACATTTGCAGCACAAAAGTCCCATACAAAACAGTCGGAAAAGAATTCATCGCCGACCGACCAGAAGTCAGAAGAGAAATCGCCAACGGACTCAGAGAAGTCGCCCGCCAAATCCAACATTTCCTAACAAGAATAGAACATGTAGACAGAGAAAAGAAACGACTCGGCGTCTTCAGCAAGTACCTGCCAAAAATAGCCCAATTCTCAGCAAAACTTGCTGGAAAAGAAAAACTCCCCGATATAGAAAAACTTTTGAAGAGCGTGAAAAGGTTTGGAACAGAAGAAACATAA
- a CDS encoding DUF4342 domain-containing protein — MPYCPKCGAKLKEDDKHCYNCGTPATKIVKEEFIISADNLIERVKELLHEGNVTRIIVKDEKGKVMLEIPATVGVIGTVLAPWLAALGVIAALATNCKIVVERRK; from the coding sequence GTGCCATACTGCCCAAAATGTGGAGCCAAACTAAAAGAAGACGACAAGCACTGTTACAACTGCGGAACACCCGCAACAAAAATAGTGAAAGAAGAATTCATCATATCTGCCGACAACCTGATCGAACGAGTCAAAGAACTACTCCACGAAGGAAACGTGACGCGAATAATCGTAAAAGACGAAAAAGGCAAGGTCATGCTTGAAATTCCCGCTACGGTAGGCGTAATCGGCACGGTTCTTGCGCCGTGGCTTGCAGCGTTAGGCGTGATAGCAGCGTTAGCAACAAACTGCAAAATAGTAGTCGAAAGAAGAAAGTAA
- a CDS encoding cytidine deaminase — protein MVKLNKIENELLNTALKAMDNAYVLWGIKVGAAVLAEDGKIYGGCNVESWISGLGICAERCAINHAISHGNCKIKAVALVMNANANKEPRPCGACLQYIYDFAENPKIKILMAKAKNGKILFETVEVKSIKELLPFPFRK, from the coding sequence ATGGTTAAGCTGAATAAAATAGAAAACGAATTGCTAAATACCGCCTTAAAAGCCATGGATAACGCGTATGTTCTTTGGGGCATCAAAGTTGGCGCTGCTGTCCTCGCAGAAGACGGAAAAATCTATGGCGGTTGTAACGTGGAAAGCTGGATTTCTGGACTTGGCATATGCGCAGAAAGATGCGCAATAAACCACGCAATCTCACATGGAAACTGCAAAATCAAAGCAGTAGCTCTCGTTATGAATGCAAATGCAAATAAAGAACCCAGACCATGCGGAGCATGCTTACAGTACATTTATGACTTTGCAGAAAATCCCAAAATTAAAATCCTCATGGCAAAAGCAAAAAATGGCAAAATCCTGTTTGAAACCGTTGAAGTAAAGAGTATTAAGGAGTTGTTGCCATTTCCTTTCCGGAAATGA